In the Prionailurus viverrinus isolate Anna chromosome A3, UM_Priviv_1.0, whole genome shotgun sequence genome, ttttttaaataaataagtaaacgtttaaacGAAAAAGGATAATAACAAAAATGTAGATCCTGGTGGGTCTGGCCTAATCAGGTGATCCTTTTAAAAGAAGTTTCCCTATGCTCAGAGACTGGAAGcaccaaagagagagagatctctctccctctgtttctggcCTTGGAGAAGCAAGCCATGAGTTCTACAGCTGCAAgcaaatgaattctgccaacaatctCCCAGGCTCTGGGATGGAATGCAGCCTGGCTGCCATCTTGACATGACCCCTGtggagaccctgagcagagaacccagctgAGCCATGCCCAGACCCACAGAAACTGGggattgggggcgggggtgggaaaTAAGTGGGTGCTGCTTTAAGCTGCCAAATCTGTGGTAATTTATGTAACCATAGAAAACAGGCCACCTTTCAGATAGCCACgtggcttccttctttccttatgcCCAAGTGTCAGCTGTTACCTTCACAAAGAGGCCTGGACTGAGCACCCTGAGAAAAATTGCAacatgccccccccctttttctctaCTGCACTCGCTACCTCCTAACCTGCTGAAATAGGGTTATTGTTTAatgcctcccctcctctgctggaATATAAGCCCCTGAGAGCGGGGAGCTTTGTCCGTTTGGTTCGCCAGTGTTTCAGGCATCTGCACTGGGACCCCGTGCATCTTCGGAGGAGGAGGCCTTGAGCTGAAGGAATGCCAGCCCTGGGGGGCCTTTATGCAAGGGCAGTTTATGTGCATGTGTTAACTTGGGTGAGGTCAGGGTGCCCAAAGGACAGGCAGGAGGCCTTTCTGGGGCTGCCTCCAGGGTCAAGCCCGTGGCCTTCTAGCCCGGCAATACCGATGGGCTGATTTGGGTGAGAAACAGGATTGGCCGCTGATTGTAATGAGGTCGGCCTGACCAGCTCCTCATGCCAGGCGGCTGACACAAGTGTCTCGGGGCCAGCCGGGCACTGTGACCCGCGCAGCCCCAGCAGCCTCAGCACCCTTTTTGAGGAGGGTCCACAAGAGTGACGGAGCGGCTGGGGCCATCCTAGCCTACGTGTAGAGCCTGAGCCCACTGAGTCTGCTCTGACACTGGCCTCATTTCCTCTGTGCAGTGGCAAGTTGGGCTTCCCAGGGAGCCCTCTGAGATGGCGTCCAACATGCTGGGTGTTCGTTACCAGGGGCCCTCGGGACCCACACCCGTGGGAGGGAAGGGGTCGAAACAGGATTAGGTAGAGGGAGAACTTGTATGCAGGCCTCAGTTGACCTTATGGAGAGGTACGGAACCGAAATAGTCCTTCATAGTTGCCCGGCATTCAGCCAAAATGGACCAGTTATTGGATATGGGCCACCAGGGAagggtgtgaccttgggccaggcAGCTCTCTGCAGCTGAGACAGGCCCTGGATGGGTGGCCACCAAAGGCTGTCTGCTGACCACACTCCCAGCAGCTGGGTGGCAagtcccttcttcttcttcttttttttttttaatgtttatttatcttgagaaagagagatagagagtgattgggatgggggcagagagagagagagagaatcccaagcaggcttagagccccatatggggctcaaactcacaaaccgagagatcatgacctgagaggaaatcaaaagtcagacgttcaaccgactgagccactcaggcgtccccaattcccttctttttttttttttttaagatatatatatatatatatagtctctacacccaacgtggggctcaaactcaccaccctgatatcaagaattgcatgctcattagcctgagccagccaggtgccccagcaggtcctttctttcttatttatttttaagtttatttatttattttgagagagagagcatgagcaggggaggggcagagagagggaaagagactcccaagcaggctcccactgtcagcgtagaacctgatgcagggcttgaactcatgatccgtgagatcatgacctgagccaaaatcaagagtccttctcttaaccaactcagccacccaggtccccaccCCCGCAGATCCCTTCTAGAAGGATTGGTTCTGAGCATCTCCTTGTTCATGACATTGACCAACATCCCTTCCACTGTGGCGGTCTGTCTTTAtctgtaattattttcattttaagatatattaaaaatgcaaaaaaaaaaaaagcactctttttaaatgcataaaacaaaagacataggattACAAAAGAAACCAAGTATATTTATATTCAGatatcaaaatgttaaaacaaatttgtGATACAGTCACAATGCTTATTTAAAGCATtagatataaaaaattttaaatatatattaaaaatataaatacataaatgcagcATTAGATAACGTCCAGTAACTGCCATAATTTCAAAGCGGTGATGAGTCTAAacaatgtttggagacatttGCAATAGCTGTAATGTGATAGGAGAATATCTGTCATTTTGATTTGTGACAAAGCCACATGCGTTGCAAATCCCACTGGTTCTTTGCCCACCTCATGGTTGAAGCAAAGGCTAAATTTCGGTTAGAAGTTAGAGAAAATAAAGCCCTTTCCCTATACAAGTTCCAGGTGCAGGGAAGCGGGTGCTggtgggagggtgggagtggGTTCCTGGAAATTTGGGCTCAGCAATCCGGGACCTCGGGAACAGAGGAAACAGGATGTGCTGCggccagggcagagggcagaTGGGGAGCCTGGCGGGGTCCAAGGGTCTGCCCTGTAACCCATCCACCAGGTATTGGGAGACGAGCTACACAGTCCTTGGTTGGGCCGCAGACCCCCATACTCCCTGTCCCACCCTAGGTCACCGCACAGGCCACCCTCCCCCGCAGGGCCTCActgtctgcctcccctgcccccagtccATTAGCCGAGGCGGTGACCGTGACAGGGTCAGGCCCCTGCAAATGAGGGGGCGCGCCGGGCGCCCAGGACCTGACCCGCAGTGACCCGCTGTGACCAGTCATACAGCGGCCCTCTTAGACAGGGCTCCGCCTGCTGCGGCCCCAGCCATAAAAAGGCCGGTGGGAGAgtcgccgccgcagccgccgccccCGACCCAGTGTGTCCACACCATGGCCGGCTCCAGCCTCGCCTGCTGCCTGCTCGGCCTCCTGGCGCTGACCTCGGCCTGCTACATCCAGAACTGCCCCCTGGGCGGCAAGAGGGCCGCGCTGGACCTCGACGTGCGCCAGGTGAGCCCCCGCCGCGACCCACCGCCTCTGCCCGCCCCGCCGGGGCCCCAGGGGGTTTAGTGGACGTGCGCCCCCGCCCGTGACCGCGGCCCCCGCACACCCCGAGCCCGGGCCCCCGGCCTCGCAGGGCCCGcgctcaccccccgccccccgccctcccgccAGTGCCTCCCCTGCGGCCCCGGGGGCAAAGGGCGCTGCTTCGGGCCCAGCATCTGCTGCGGCGACGAGCTGGGCTGCTTCGTGGGCACGGCCGAGGCGCTGCGCTGCCAGGAGGAGAACTACCTGCCGTCGCCCTGCCAGTCGGGCCACAAGCCGTGCGGAAGCGGGGGCAGCTGCGCCGCCGCGGGGATCTGCTGCAACGACGGTGCGCTGCCGGGGCGGCCCGGGGGCGGCGGGGTCGGGGCCGGGATCCAGGTGGGGGCGGTGCGGAGGTCCCGGTGGGCGCGGCCCCGGGGGAGTCCAGGTGGTGCCGGTGCGGAAGTCCCAGTGGGCGTGGCCCCCGGGGCCGCTGCGCAGCTGCCGGCTTCTGCTGCAGCCCGGGTGagccggggccgggggcgcggAGGCGGGGGCAGAGGCCGAGGACCCGGGACCCGGAGGGGACCGCGCAGGGCGGCCCCTGACCCGCTGTCCTTCCAGACGGCTGCCGCGCCGACCCCGCCTGCGACGCCGAGGCCGCCTTCTCCCAGCGCTGAGCCGACGGCCCGGACAGCGGCGCAGCGCGCCCCTCGCCACTCCGCAGCCACCcccagaaataatgaaataaaataaagcagaattttCTCCCCCTGCAACTCGTCTGGCGTCTTGTTTTCAGAAACGGGAAGGAGGGCGCTGGGGGAACCCCGAGGGTCGCGCCTGGCGGGGCCTGCGTGTCCGGGCAATTCCGAGCGGGAGGGCCGGGGTTCGGGGCGCGCCGTTCCCGCAGCCGAAGTCCTGCACGGGCTGGCGAACGAGGGAGACGGAAACAGACCCCAGCTTCCCGCTCCAAACAGAGCTGGGGGCCTGTAGCAGGTGGCCTAACCAGGAACATTTCAAAGAACCCAAACGACGGGGGTGCTGACAGGGAACCAGAGGAAGGGGAGGCGGCCAGTGGCGGGGGAATGACTTCCCTACCTCTGGAGGGAGGCTTGAACCGCGACCCGAGGGCTGGGTTTGGGGCCTCTCAGCTGAAGGGCTTTCACGTTTCCGAGGAGCTGGACTCCAGGCCACCGGAGGCCACTGGTGCGCAGAAGAGGTGGCCGGGCTGCCGAGGACCCAGCAGGCCCGCCTCTGCCTGTGCGGCTGAGGAACTTGGCAGTGCTGGGGACCCCGCGGGCCAGGGACTCCTGGGAGCCCACCGCCACAGAATGACCGCAAAACACAAAAGCCGCCAACAAACAGAATCTTCAACCTATTTCTCGGCCATTCCTGGATCCAAAACCCTTTTGGGAATCAAGAGGGCCTAATTCCTCTTTCCCAAAACATGCGGTCATTCACTTACCTGAGCAGTTTCAGAAAGTCCACGGCCACACTCCCCCCTGCAAGTGAAACAGCAACAGATCACTGTTAGAAAAAGTGTAGTTTCTAGGGCTTTCTCCCACACTGGAGGTCTGcatagcaccccccccccacacacacacagcagtatGTGGGTCTCACcgggtggagagagaaaaaaataccctGAAGCTGACCGTAAGACTTTTTTTACTATAAATTACGAAAACAGGCAAAATCTTGGGTGAGGTGGTGACTGGAGGGGGTCCAAGGGCAATTCTGGTCATACTCTCTTCTCCTGGTCTGGGAGCTGGTAAAACAGGTGTGTTCATTTTCTGAAAACTTAACATGTGCATGTGATTTGCTAActtttatatgtatatcatatttgaatatatttttatattttatatgcatatcgcatttgaataaatatacattttaaaaatgaaaaaaagatcaTTATTGCTAAGATGTGTAAGAAGAATAGAGATGAGGCTTTTGAAAATCCCAGTGGCTTACAGCAACCTGGACTgtggttctttttgtttgtttttttagtttattatttgttttgttttagatttcacatataagtgaaaccatacggtgtttgtctttttctgtcttatttcagttagcataataccctctaggtccatccgcGTTggcgcaaatggcaagatctcacccttttcgtggctgagtaatattccactgtatagacTGCAGTCCTTGCTGAGGCCATGAGACTAGCCCCTCCTTTGACCCCACATCTGGGGGGATTAGTCATCAAAAAGGACACGAGATAACTCAAAGCGGAGTCCCGTTTAAACCAACCATGAGGAAGGACTCGATGCACTAGCTGGGTATTTGAGGACAGTCGCAGAGTTCTGTGTCCCTCAGAAACCACACAGCCAGGGAGGGCTGCAGCTAGAGGTGACCGAGCTCCTCAACTAGAGACGTGTGGGAACGGATTTGTGCTTTCCCGAACTGGagagtccccccccccacccccgccaccttAGCAGGAAGTCTGGGATCTCCCCTGGGACCTCACTGCTTCCCCTGAGTGTCCTGGGGTGCCAGCCCAGCTGTCCCCACCCTGGGAGAGAGCTCAGGTCCCCTCACCCACTCAGGCACCCACTTTGCTGTCCCACTCTTCCCAAGAATCCAAAGGTCGATAGTATTTTATTGCCTCAAAACACAGGGTCAGACTGACGCCTCTTTTCCTGAGTTTGTCCCAGAGGTGGCGTCAAGCTGGGTCCAGTGGCCCCACCGGCACAGAATCGAGCTGGGTGTCATTCCCCATCCTTCTTGGCTGCTCAGTCCCACGGCCTTTGGTCCTCGCTAGAATGACCCCTTCAGACCTCCAAAGTGCTTGGGGGCTTGTCCAGGACAGTGGCTCCCACTTTGTGTAACtttattctttgttcttcttctacCTGGTAGTGAAATTCCTAGAGAATATGCCCACCTACCCATAATTTCAAAAAACGTATAATTAGTCTTAGCGGTAATATAGAGAAAAGGAATTTAGTACAAAATATTACTTTAATATGTGACCAAACAGGCAAGGCTACGCTAGGCGACATACACACAATCCAGTTTCTActtataagaaatataataaaaagaaattgggaCCCATTCTCTACAAGAcgttcaggaaaataaaaacgtaagaaaatgaaaataggggcgcctgggtggctcagtcggttaagcggccgacttcggctcaggtcatgatctcacggtcagtgagttcaagccctgcatcgggctctgtgctgagagctcggagcctggagcctgtttcggattctgtgtctccctctcgctgaccctccactgttcatgctctgtctctctctgtctcaaaaataaataaaacgataaaaaaaaattaaaaaaaaaaaagaaaatgaaaataaaaaggcagaagGGCAACCAGGATCAATATTCtcttttgtggggtgcctggctggctcagtcggtagaacaggtgactcttgatctaggggccatgagttcgagccccactttgggagtagagcttacttttaaaaaaattctcggggcgcctgggtggctcagtcagttaagcgtccgacttcggctcaggtcatgatcttgcggtctgtgggttcgagccccgcgtcgggctctgtgctgacggctcagagcctggagcctgtttcagattctatgcctccctcttcctctgaccttcccctgttcatgctctctctctctctgcctcaaaaataaataaatgttaaaaaaataataataaaatttaaaaacataaaaaaaattctcttttgtaCCTTAAGGAAAATACAGGCTCAGATATCAACTAATTGCAAAGAGTGTAGTCATGGAACACTTGGGGAAATTTAAATAGTGCCTGAATGCTTTATGATATTAATATATCGTTGAGTTTGCATATGCGTGGCAACAGTGTGTGGTCATGTTTAATTCATTATccttaattccagtatagttaacacacagtgttacattaatttcaggtgtacaatgtagtgattcaacagttccatgtATCACCCAATGCTCATCGACAAGTGCActcaatccccttcacctatttcccccatctccccaccaacctcccctctggtaaccatcagtttgttctccatagttaagagtctgtttaggggcacctgggtggctcagtgggttaaatgtctgacttccgctcaggtcaggatctcatggttcctgagtttgagccccgtgtcaggctctgtgctgacagctcggagcctggagcctgattccgattctgtgtctccctctctctgcccctcccccactcatgctcgctctcgctctcctctctctctctctctccctcaaaattaaacatttaaaaaaattaaaggggtgcacctgggtggcttagtcaagcGTCAGACTCTCAgtttcaggtcatgacctcgtggttttgtaagtttcagctcaggtcatgacctcctggttttCAAAGTTCAACCCCCCATCGGCTGTGcgctgatggtatggagcctgcttgagattctctctctctctctttctccctctctctctgtccctcccctactcacgctgtctctgtctctctcaaaataaataaataaataaacttttaaaaaattagaaaaaactaattttaaaaaaaagcatggttTTCAGACTGGAACACTCTTGTCCTAAAGTCTCACACAGCTGTTGTTTTAcaaattagtattattatttacataattcaTATTCCTAATTTAcactattttattgtatttattttgagagacagagagggaaagagagaagagagagaatcccaagcaggctctaccagcacagaaccccactcggggctcgatctcaccaactgtgagatcatgacctgagctgaagtcggacgcttcaccagccacccaggcgcccctgttttttgtttttgtttttttatgtaaaCTCAAAGCCGAACATCCAACATGCGGCTTAAACTATGACCCCAAGGTTAAGCCGCGGGCTCCACtggttgagccagccaggcgccccagtctgaaaactataaacatcAACTTGATCGCTGAACATTTACGGCTGATTTATTTTCCCATCGTGGTGTATTAGCGACGATCTGCGGTGCGATGCTGAAGGGCCGcaatttctgttttctgtagGGTCCGTACGCATAGGTTAAGCAAGCTTGCTTCTCTTCCATACCTAAGTTCAGtgtaatttagtttttaaatctgGGATGGTGTGAAAATCTACCAAAAGTTTTTGAAGCATCATAAAAGATGATTGTCTATGGGGCAGAGGTCGGggatattttttccccattcctgATATTTCCTTCTTATAGGCATCCCTGAGGTAATTCTCCTTGaggtggggcggcggggggggtggggggggagtagCTGATGGGATGATTTGAGGGGAAAGGAATGTGCACGTGCACAAGCCCACCCCTTCATCTCCGATGCCTCATGGGATCAGGCTGCCAGCCTGGGAAGCACACGCTGTCATCATGGTAAGtgcatggaaaagcaaagaagcaggaaagtcCTGGGAAGAAGGTCCAGCTCCCTGTGCCTGGGACGGTAAACTTGTCTCCAACTTGTTAATCGGCCTGACACAGCCCACTTGCCAGCAGATAGAAACTCTCTAACATCAGCTCTATCAATAATAAAGGTGGTATTGCGGCTTCCATAGGCCACGttcttttgtttcacttttttttttttttaacattttatttatttttgagagagggagagacagagcatgaacaggggagggtccgagagagggagacacagaatctgaaacaggctccaggctctgagctggcagcacagagcccgacgcggggctcgaactcacggaccgtgagatcatgacctgagccgaagtcgaccgtttaaccgactgagccacccaggcgccccttgtttcaCTTTTCAATCGTTGCAGAATTCAGGGGTTATGGTTGGTTAAGGTTAAGGTTAGGCTGCTgtaataaaaacactgaaatggTAAGGAGGCTTTAGAGGCTTCTAGAGGGTAgatgtttatttctctgtttcttatcAGCCTAAGATGAGCATTCCTGGCTCTGTCCCATTCCATCACTTAGGGACCCAGATTTCTTCTGCCATGAAGTTCTGGCATCTCCTTGTCCTTGTCATTGTCTGATGCTTCAGTCTAGGATGCTGTGGATTCCAAcgggtggggaaggaaagagtgGGGTGGAGGCACACCCACTGTCATAAGACCCCAAGTTCACTATCCCTTTtactcacattttttttattttttttaacgtttatttatttttgagacagaaagagacagagcatgaatgggggagggtcagagagagagtgagacacagaatctgaaacaggctccaggctctgagctgtcagcacagagcccgacgtggggctcgaactcacagaccacgagatcatgacctgagtcgaagtcggacgtttaaccgactgagccacccaggcgtccctactcACATTTTATTAACAAGAACATGGTCATATGGACACACCTCCCTGCAACGGAAGCTGGAAAATATAGTTACAATTCTATTACTACGTAATTCCAAACTCCCAGAAGTGtgtttttaagtgtgtttttgtttgtttgtgtgggattttttttttgtagaaatcaTTAAGCTGCTtgcaaaatttatatggaatagCAAAGGAACTAAAACACccaaatcaattctttttttttttttttttaacacttttaagagtgggagagagccaaagcataagagactcttaaaaaccgagaacaggggcgcctgggtggc is a window encoding:
- the OXT gene encoding oxytocin-neurophysin 1: MAGSSLACCLLGLLALTSACYIQNCPLGGKRAALDLDVRQCLPCGPGGKGRCFGPSICCGDELGCFVGTAEALRCQEENYLPSPCQSGHKPCGSGGSCAAAGICCNDDGCRADPACDAEAAFSQR